GTGGTCTTCTTTTATTTTTGCGTTTTTGTAATGAACATGACGAAGGTAATGAATTAAGTGAGACATTGGAAGATGTTAATTCTTCGATATCAGTGGAGTTTAGTTCTTTTCTTGTGTTACAatctgcttcttcttcagaagcGTCGTAGTCGTCCTGACTCACATAATTTAAATTAGATGTCAGGTAACTCTGCCATATGTAAGCAGCTGTCATAATACAACTTACGAGAATCCACGTATGCAAATAGTAGTCGCCATTTGGTGATAAAGACGCCAGCAGGAGCAGCTCtgtggtgatgatgagtaATGACATGGCAAACATCCGTAGGATTGCTGCCAGTGTGGAATATTTGACGATCCATCGCACCATAAGAGAATCGAGTATAGAGTAAGTCAGGTATAATGATACAACGCACCAAAGAGCACATAGTAAATACTCAGATGCTCTTGCTGTGGTTAAAGTCGATAACAACAAACCATTGCCGTTTGTACTCATTTCCTCAGCGTGTGAAATGGAATTGTTTGCAATACAGCTTTGCACAAATATCTTCATAGTGTCCTTCAAGGATTGTAACTCGTAGAGTTTTAATTTGGTCCGAAATGATATCCTCCATGCCTGTTGCAACGATGTGAAAATATAAATAAGAGGAGGAAGTAATGAAACGTCTCTGCAAATCGCCAGTAACAAATGCTGTTTAGCTGTTAGGTTACTCAATGATAAAGTCTTAATTGATGCATACCCTTGCGATGAAGGTGGAGTCGGTAGTCGTTTAGGCTGATGAATCCCATTAGTTGTATTGATGGCATTGGAACTATTACTTGAAGTTAACGATCGTCGTTGACTGGGAGCATTGTTGCCCTCGCACAGCACATAatgatggtgatggtgatgatgtaCCGCATTTGCTGCGGCAGCAACCTCAGGGACCGCACTTGTCCTTCGGGCACGAAATTCCATCGTGAAAGTCTGCTCGAAATCCCCAAATATAAGCTAAGTGGACCTCTAAAGATGATTATTCAATTGTACCTTGTCCTCTTCCTTGATTAtctcttgattttttgctcatcgtcatcgaatttgaagcctCAAATCGAGAGACTCTTTGCACGTGACTTGGTCTGACCAGCTCGAGTTCAATGGTAATGGTATATAATACTGTATAAGCAGGTTATATGAAGCCCAATTGGAGCCCTATGCTGTGAGAAATGCGAGCTTCGCTATGATCAGAAGCGCCGGGAAAACTATAAACAGCAGCGGTGCCCAATTGAGTGGGGCAGGAGCCGTAACGGGGGCCGTTATaaattttccaaagaagCGGCGATCTCGTCTAATTCCTTCTTGGCCTCTTCATACTTGGTGGAGATTTCTTCGTGCTTCTTCTCCCAGTCATCcctttcatcttccaaggCGACTACTTTTCTTTCCAATTGTTCGGCCTTCAAGTCAGTCTCTCTCAACTTCTCAGTagtttccttcaatttggcatcgctttcttccaactcttcCTCTAATTGTTGGTTTTCTTTGACGTAATTTTCGTTGTGAGATCTCAAATTGTGAGAATCGTCGGCCAATTGCTTGGAATCAGTCAAGTTGGTCTCCAATTTCTCGACTTCATCCTCTAAATGCTGATTTTTAGTGGTCAAAGACTTGATTTGGTTCTCCTTCTCAACACTATCCTGTTCCAACTGCTTGTATTGCTCCTTCAACTCCTCGTACTTCTCCTGCCACGATTCggcttccaatttcaaattgttcaactttTCTCTGATCTTTTCCATCCTGATTTAACACACAACAGTTACTAGACTCAATTGATAACTCAACCGCTTCAAAAAGGAGACTGGGGTAAACGGTAAGTTGTTTGTTTATGTTAAAATCAAACAAAGATCGAATCCCACTTGTTGCCACCGATTTAGAAGCAGTCGTAGCAAGGGATCTCTCGAACGCGCTTtaagagagagagagatTGGACAAgatgagaatgaagagGTTCTTTATGAGACCATCTGTGGCTCAATGGCTTTGCGTTATGTGTCTTGACAGGTTGAGGATTCGTACTGGGGCTTTTGCCTCTCTTTTCGAGCATTTATCTAGCTCTTGGTAATATACATTAAGTTTGGAACCCTGTCGCGGGTGCGATTTATGATGGTTACCATCGTTTATTGAGCCTCTACACATGCTACATGACAACTTGTTCACCCACTTTTGTCCTTTTTAAAGCATTTCATGTGGAGTAcattatcttcaaattactaaatatatatataattCAACAATTAATTTCATTAACTCTAGTTCGTTTTTTTTAATCCAAACATCTAATTTAGACTGAATGCTCCAATTAAAATAACCATTTTGAGCTTTATCAGACTAAATATTAGATAATTATTATTATCTAATGACATTACCaaaaaaattaataaaTATATTGATATTAAAGAATATAATCTTCATAATATTTAAATATTCGGTTAGATAACTTTTAGTGAAGAAAGTAATTTTTAATAATGAATAAAGCAATATAatcttcaacctcttcgCCATGTGTATCTGCTACTACATCATGAGAGTTAAGGTTTGGTCGTTGAAGTCGGTGCtagatttcaagaaatggttCAACGGACCAAGAAAAGATAGACACGAAAAGGACACTACTATCTTCCAGCAAAAGCCAGGTGATACggacaagatcaagaagacttAGAATAGCATTCTCAAAAGTCATCATTTTTATTAGGAGCAAAAATAATACCCATTCAATTTTAACTATAATATTCGATCTATAGAGGATTTTTATAAAAAGACATTTTAAAAATAATATTTATTTCAGCTCCATGAACGAACAGAGGCGATCTCCATAAGGTAAGCTCTCATCGTGATGTAGACCTTTTATTTCGCTCTATAAATAAATATCGTAATGACGAGACTGT
The window above is part of the Torulaspora delbrueckii CBS 1146 chromosome 3, complete genome genome. Proteins encoded here:
- the EOS1 gene encoding Eos1p (similar to Saccharomyces cerevisiae EOS1 (YNL080C); ancestral locus Anc_2.214) — its product is MEFRARRTSAVPEVAAAANAVHHHHHHHYVLCEGNNAPSQRRSLTSSNSSNAINTTNGIHQPKRLPTPPSSQGYASIKTLSLSNLTAKQHLLLAICRDVSLLPPLIYIFTSLQQAWRISFRTKLKLYELQSLKDTMKIFVQSCIANNSISHAEEMSTNGNGLLLSTLTTARASEYLLCALWCVVSLYLTYSILDSLMVRWIVKYSTLAAILRMFAMSLLIITTELLLLASLSPNGDYYLHTWILVSCIMTAAYIWQSYLTSNLNYVSQDDYDASEEEADCNTRKELNSTDIEELTSSNVSLNSLPSSCSLQKRKNKRRPQKRFKFTKKRTIDLYNIIVFCVVPVGLASFITMVGLLRNLVIQRLDVEQLGRMLQSTPYVLD
- the TPM1 gene encoding tropomyosin TPM1 (similar to Saccharomyces cerevisiae TPM2 (YIL138C) and TPM1 (YNL079C); ancestral locus Anc_2.215), with protein sequence MEKIREKLNNLKLEAESWQEKYEELKEQYKQLEQDSVEKENQIKSLTTKNQHLEDEVEKLETNLTDSKQLADDSHNLRSHNENYVKENQQLEEELEESDAKLKETTEKLRETDLKAEQLERKVVALEDERDDWEKKHEEISTKYEEAKKELDEIAASLENL